A region from the Gossypium hirsutum isolate 1008001.06 chromosome A08, Gossypium_hirsutum_v2.1, whole genome shotgun sequence genome encodes:
- the LOC107934305 gene encoding LIM domain-containing protein PLIM2b codes for MAFTGTLDKCKACDKTVHVVDMLTLEGVPYHKTCFKCSHCKGNLVMSTYSSMDGVLYCKPHFEQLFKESGNFSKNFQTSKERQIDQVKTPNKLSSLFCGTQDKCAACHKTVYPLEKVTMEGECFHKTCFRCAHGGCALTHSSYAALDGVLYCKHHFAQLFMVKGNYAHVLQAASHKRNNSSASPKLAENQADQRETAADEDDSEDKS; via the exons ATGGCATTCACCGGAACATTGGACAAATGCAAAGCTTGTGACAAGACCGTTCATGTTGTGGATATGTTAACTCTTGAAGGAGTTCCTTACCATAAAACTTGCTTCAAATGCAGCCATTGCAAGGGAAACCTTGTG ATGAGTACTTATTCTTCTATGGATGGAGTTCTTTACTGCAAGCCTCATTTTGAGCAATTATTTAAGGAATCTGGCAATTTCAGCAAGAATTTCCAAACAT CAAAGGAAAGGCAAATTGATCAG GTGAAGACTCCAAACAAACTTTCATCCTTGTTTTGTGGAACCCAAGACAAGTGTGCTGCATGCCACAAGACAGTGTACCCATTAGAAAAG GTGACAATGGAAGGGGAATGTTTCCACAAGACATGCTTTAGGTGTGCCCATGGAGGGTGCGCATTAACACACTCTTCTTATGCTGCTCTAGATGGGGTCCTCTATTGTAAACACCATTTTGCGCAGCTTTTCATGGTGAAAGGCAACTACGCCCATGTCCTCCAAGCGGCTTCCCACAAGAGAAACAATAGTTCTGCATCTCCAAAATTAGCTGAAAACCAAGCAGATCAACGAGAAACCGCCGCTGATGAAGATGACTCTGAAGACaaatcttaa